A region from the Falco rusticolus isolate bFalRus1 chromosome 4, bFalRus1.pri, whole genome shotgun sequence genome encodes:
- the TECPR1 gene encoding LOW QUALITY PROTEIN: tectonin beta-propeller repeat-containing protein 1 (The sequence of the model RefSeq protein was modified relative to this genomic sequence to represent the inferred CDS: inserted 2 bases in 1 codon), giving the protein MQGKRQARDMAMPSSLLWAVDIFGRVYTLSTVGQYWELCKDTQLEFKRVSAVKQCCWGIACDHQVYTYVFSGDVPIRYQEETYENQRWNPVGGFCEKLLPSDRWQWSDVSGLKHQQLDSFTLPSPHWEWESDWYVDENIGGEPTEKGGWTYAIDFPSTYTKDKKWNSCVRRRRWIRYRRYKSRDIWAKIVSRDDPDQLPDPFNDISVGGWEITDEPLGRLSVWAVSLQGRVWYRENVCHHNPEGSMWSLITTPGEVVQISCGPYDLLWATLWEGQAIVREGIDRNNPQGISWSTVESPSSENGIMHVSVGVDVVWCVTKDRKVWFRRGVNSHNPCGTSWIEMVGEMMMVTVGLNNQVWGISCDDRAIYFRQGVTPSELSGKTWKAIVSGRESDRSQTGSSTSLLSAGCFFTDDIQNQTNAIIQGDADTSSDTELPSVPVNLANTPPLGAAASSGGNSTGHQAAEVCTNLTVDPLDCHQGEATVASTSNEKADFEMQKSRNPNPSAELQWTNIDLKEAQKQPVLSISTFAETSSLSSLGMFSVGAEEQYGADEHPLWAWVSGGGCLVDLHSPLKWFTVPSGLSSSVQSLSLSITPAQTAAWRKQIFQQLSERTKRELENFRHYEQAIEQSVWVKTGTLQWWRNWKPHKWMDVRVTLEQFTGSDGMRDSILFIYYMYHEEKKYIHVFLNEVTIIVEVLNEAKHSFALYTPEKTKQRWPIRLAAATEQEMHDWLSLLNMSCCESRRIQGPPSHHAIWSVTCKGDIFVSEPSPELEAGPLLMPCDQMFWRQVGGHLRLIECNNRGIVWGIGYDHTAWVYTGGYGGGFIQGLASSADNIYMQSDVKCIYIYENQRWNPVTGYSSRGLPTDRYMWSDASGLQECTKINTKPPSPQWSWVSDWYIDFNTSGGTDREGWQYAADFPASYHGHKTMKDFVRRRRWARKCKIVTNGPWLEVPPVTLWDISIIPSSDADDEEAVALWAISDKGDVLCRLGVTQQNPAGTSWLHVGTDQPFISISIGAFYQVWAIARDGSAFYRGSVSPKKPAGDCWYHIPSPQKQKLKQVSVGRTSVFVLDKNGNLWYRQGITPSYXSGSTWDHVSNNIRKMSVGPLDQVWVIADKVQGSHSLSCGTVCHRTGVQPMEPKGLSWDYGIGGGWEHITVRGNTTEASRVAMHDTSEESLAVSKDLEDEESKGKTEHSKTPLMVSDSQELDRNTVNC; this is encoded by the exons ACATGGCCATGCCCAGTTCCCTTTTGTGGGCTGTTGACATTTTTGGGAGGGTTTACACGCTGTCTACTGTTGGCCAGTACTGGGAGCTCTGTAAGGACACACAGCTGGAATTCAAACGGGTCTCTGCTGTCAaacagtgctgctggggaaTAGCCTGTGATCATCAAGTATACACCTACGTGTTCTCGGGCGATGTTCCTATTAGATACCAGGAAGAAACCTATGAGAATCAG CGCTGGAATCCAGTTGGTGGCTTTTGTGAGAAATTACTCCCCAGTGACCGCTGGCAATGGAGTGATGTGAGCGGGCTAAAACATCAGCAGCTTGATAGTTTCACGCTGCCTTCACCACACTGGGAGTGGGAGTCTGACTGGTATGTGGATGAAAATATTGGAGGGGAACCAACAGAGAAAGGG GGCTGGACTTACGCCATAGACTTCCCCAGCACCTACACAAAGGATAAGAAATGGAATTCTTGTGTCAGACGCAGGAGGTGGATCAGATACAGGAGATACAAATCACGGGACATTTGGGCGAAG atTGTATCCCGTGATGATCCAGATCAGTTGCCAGACCCTTTCAATGATATCTCGGTTGGAGGATGGGAGATCACCGATGAGCCTCTTGGCCGTTTATCAGTATGGGCGGTTTCTTTACAAGGAAGG GTATGGTACAGAGAAAATGTCTGCCATCACAATCCAGAAGGTTCCATGTGGTCCTTAATCACCACTCCTGGTGAAGTTGTACAGATCAGCTGTGGACCGTATGACCTCCTTTGGGCAACTCTTTGGGAAGGGCAAGCTATTGTGAGAGAAGGAATCGATAGGAATAACCCTCAAG GAATTTCCTGGAGTACTGTGGAGTCTCCAAGCTCTGAAAATGGGATTATGCATGTCTCTGTGGGTGTTGATGTGGTGTGGTGTGTTACAAAGGATAGAAAA GTGTGGTTTAGAAGAGGAGTGAACTCACATAATCCTTGTGGGACAAGCTGGATTGAAATGGTCGGAGAAATGATGATGGTAACTGTAGGCTTAAATAACCAG GTTTGGGGAATCAGCTGCGATGACAGAGCAATTTATTTTCGTCAAGGTGTCACACCAAGTGAGCTCAGTGGGAAGACATGGAAGGCGATTGTATCTGGCCGAGAGAGTGACAGATCTCAGACCGGGAGCTCAACAAGTCTGCTCAG TGCTGGCTGTTTCTTTACTGATGATATTCAGAACCAAACGAACGCGATCATTCAGGGTGATGCAGATACTTCCTCTGACACAGAGCTTCCGAGTGTACCCGTGAACCTTGCCAACACTCCCCCactgggagctgcagccagcagcggTGGTAACAGCACAGGCCACCAGGCAGCAGAAGTATGTACAAATTTGACTGTGGATCCTCTGGACTGTCATCAGGGAGAAGCCACTGTTGCTTCAACTAGTAATGAGAAAGctgattttgaaatgcagaaatctAGAAACCCAAATCcttctgcagaactgcagtgGACAAACATTGACTTGAAGGAGGCCCAAAAGCAACCAGTCCTCTCCATCAGCACCTTTGCAGAAACATCCAGCCTGTCCTCCCTTGGCATGTTCTCGGTGGGAGCTGAAGAACAGTACGGAGCCGATGAGCACCCACTGTGGGCCTGGGTGTCTGGGGGAGGCTGTCTGGTAGATTTGCACAGCCCGCTGAAATGGTTCACTGTGCCCTCAG GTTTGTCGTCCTCTGTGcaatctctctctctgtctATCActccagcacagacagcagcatggcgaaagcagatttttcagcagctgagtGAAAGGACAAAGCGGGAACTGGAGAATTTTAGGCATTACGAACAGGCTATTGAGCAA TCAGTTTGGGTTAAAACTGGAACCTTGCAATGGTGGAGGAATTGGAAGCCTCATAAATGGATGGATGTTCGAGTCACACTTGAGCAGTTCACTGGGAGCGATGGAATGCGTGACAGCATCCTGTTCATCTATTACATGTATCATGAGGAGAAAAAG TATATCCATGTGTTCCTGAATGAAGTCACTATTATAGTTGAAGTTCTGAATGAAGCCAAACATTCCTTTGCACTCTATACACCTGAGAAGACAAAGCAGCGATGGCCAATCCGCCTGGCAGCCGCAACAGAGCAAGAAATGCATGACTGG cTGTCTTTGCTGAACATGTCCTGTTGTGAAAGCAGACGGATTCAAGGCCCTCCTTCTCACCATGCCATTTGGTCGGTTACTTGTAAAGGAGACATCTTTGTTAGTGAGCCAAGTCCTGAACTGGAGGCCGGACCACTCCTGATGCCATGTGATCAAAT GTTTTGGCGTCAAGTTGGAGGTCATCTTCGACTGATAGAGTGCAATAACCGAGGCATAGTGTGGGGCATAGGATATGATCACACAGCTTGGGTTTATACTGGCGGATACGGAGGTGGCTTCATTCAAG GACTGGCCAGCAGTGCTGATAACATTTACATGCAGTCAGATGtgaaatgtatttacatttatgAGAACCAACGGTGGAACCCAGTCACTGGATATAGCAGCAG AGGTCTGCCCACAGACAGATACATGTGGAGCGATGCATCTGGCCTGCAGGAATGTACAAAAATCAATACCAAGCCTCCTTCTCCGCAGTGGTCTTGG GTATCCGATTGGTATATTGATTTTAATACTTCAGGCGGCACTGATCGGGAAGGCTGGCAGTATGCAGCAGACTTTCCAGC GTCCTACCATGGTCACAAGACAATGAAAGACTTTGTCCGACGGAGGCGCTGGGCAAG aaaatgtaagATAGTCACCAACGGGCCGTGGCTGGAAGTGCCTCCTGTTACCCTGTGGGACATCTCCATAATTCCCAGTTCAGATGCAGACGATGAAGAAGCAGTAGCACTGTGGGCAATCAGTGACAAAGGAGACGTGCTCTGCAGGCTTGGAGTGACACAGCAAAATCCAGCT GGAACGTCCTGGCTGCACGTGGGAACAGATCAGCCCTTCATTTCCATCTCAATTGGAGCATTTTACCAAGTGTGGGCTATTGCTAGAGATGGTTCTGCCTTCTATCGGGGTTCAGTGTCtccaaaaaaacctgcag GTGACTGTTGGTACCATATTCCTTCACCTcaaaaacaaaagttaaaacaaGTCTCAGTAGGACGAACGTCTGTGTTTGTGTTGGATAAAAATG GCAATCTTTGGTACCGGCAAGGTATTACACCAAGCTA CTCAGGATCTACGTGGGATCACGTTTCAAATAATATCCGTAAAATGTCTGTAGGGCCCCTGGACCAG gtCTGGGTGATAGCTGACAAAGTGCAAGGAAGTCATAGTTTGAGCTGTGGGACAGTCTGCCATCGCACCGGTGTTCAGCCAATGGAACCTAAAGGCCTCTCATGGGATTATGGTATTGGG GGTGGGTGGGAGCACATTACAGTCAGAGGAAACACAACTGAAGCATCTAGGGTTGCTATGCATGACACTTCCGAGGAAAGCCTTGCGGTATCAAAGGATTTAGAAGATGAGGAGAGtaaagggaaaacagaacaCTCTAAAACCCCTCTGATGGTCAGTGACAGTCAGGAATTGGACAGAAATACTGTTAATTGTTAA
- the BHLHA15 gene encoding class A basic helix-loop-helix protein 15 encodes MKTKTKGKKQRHTVDKEAFSEESAMRKKELVKCLRHKERRSGGNKESSKITTARAKHSWSNKDRHLRRLESNERERQRMHKLNNAFQALREVIPHVRAENKLSKIETLTLAKNYIKSLTSIILNMSNGHFPAAEGMGGAWGSKLYQHYQQQHGDDDHDEHLPKYSP; translated from the coding sequence ATGAAGACTAAAAccaaaggaaagaagcaaaggCATACTGTTGacaaagaagcattttctgaGGAGTCggcaatgagaaaaaaagaactggtGAAATGTTTGCGacacaaagaaaggagaagTGGGGGAAACAAGGAGAGCAGCAAGATCACTACAGCCAGAGCCAAGCATTCCTGGAGTAATAAGGACAGGCATTTGAGGAGACTGGAAAGCAATGAGCGGGAGAGGCAGAGAATGCACAAGCTCAACAATGCATTCCAGGCTTTGAGAGAGGTCATCCCTCATGTGAGAGCTGAGAATAAACTTTCCAAAATAGAGACACTCACACTGGccaaaaattacattaaatcCTTGACCTCCATTATACTCAATATGTCCAATGGAcacttcccagcagcagaaggtaTGGGGGGAGCCTGGGGGTCCAAATTGTACCAGCATTATCAACAGCAACATGGGGATGATGATCATGATGAACATCTACCAAAATATTCTCCATAG